A single genomic interval of Chryseobacterium paludis harbors:
- a CDS encoding helix-turn-helix domain-containing protein, protein MEQITKDDLRQFGMQLLHDIEMLIDKKVQLQTDDRPKELLQEWIRSKSIRSIMNISPGTLQNIRITGKIRFRKIMGSYYYNRTDLLKLFGDGNQ, encoded by the coding sequence ATGGAACAAATTACAAAGGATGATCTAAGACAATTCGGAATGCAGCTATTGCATGACATTGAAATGCTGATTGACAAAAAAGTGCAACTACAAACTGATGATAGACCTAAGGAGCTGCTACAAGAATGGATAAGAAGTAAATCCATAAGGAGCATTATGAATATTTCTCCTGGAACGTTGCAAAATATTCGAATAACAGGAAAAATCCGCTTTCGAAAGATAATGGGATCATATTACTATAATAGAACTGATTTATTAAAACTATTTGGAGATGGAAATCAATAG
- a CDS encoding helix-turn-helix domain-containing protein has product MSVVFSVLDIVVIVGAIQGIVGAGVVVAYPSNLPDKKILSAILIILALLNFKILMPIFDINEHPTLQYFPLAIDTLIPPLFYLYTCSLTENNFVFRRNKLWHFLPVVLFQFHAVVVYAMTFMEPGFHTKYLIAEGFLFHNTVKWIEDIATLFLSLIYWYLSLRRTQVYRQWLFMSQSSTKYSELTWLRNLLIGTGILGAVLFLSSIPVTILGFTDSSTYVKIFYSYLTILIYFLSIRGYQMELTSEMQAVRLSQEALEKQDESADFPDISEPMIEQEKDYSDILSALKESMEKHLLFLEPELSLREMAKAIGYPMGQVSAAINAGFGLNFRAWVNGYRVNEVKKRLDDSAYKHLSLTGIAFECGFNSEASFYRIFRQYTGNSPKSYLQEIKREY; this is encoded by the coding sequence ATGAGTGTTGTATTTAGTGTTTTGGATATAGTTGTTATTGTGGGTGCTATACAGGGTATAGTAGGAGCTGGTGTTGTTGTGGCTTATCCTTCCAACTTGCCGGATAAGAAAATATTATCAGCTATATTAATTATCCTAGCATTGTTAAATTTCAAAATCCTAATGCCTATTTTTGATATCAATGAGCATCCTACCTTACAATATTTTCCATTGGCAATTGATACTCTGATTCCACCACTTTTTTATTTATACACCTGTTCATTGACGGAGAATAATTTTGTATTTAGACGTAATAAACTATGGCATTTTTTGCCCGTAGTTTTATTCCAATTCCACGCTGTTGTGGTATATGCCATGACTTTTATGGAGCCAGGTTTTCACACAAAATATCTTATTGCAGAAGGATTTCTGTTTCATAATACCGTTAAATGGATTGAAGATATTGCGACACTTTTTTTATCGCTTATTTATTGGTATCTAAGTTTGAGAAGAACGCAAGTCTATCGCCAGTGGCTATTTATGAGCCAGTCATCAACAAAGTATTCCGAACTGACCTGGCTCAGGAATCTTCTAATCGGGACAGGCATATTGGGTGCCGTATTGTTCTTATCTTCAATTCCGGTTACTATTCTAGGATTTACTGATTCTTCTACATATGTCAAAATTTTTTACAGCTATCTTACCATACTTATATACTTTCTCTCGATTCGGGGCTATCAAATGGAATTAACTTCTGAAATGCAGGCTGTAAGGCTGTCTCAGGAAGCGTTAGAAAAACAAGACGAATCAGCAGATTTTCCGGATATTTCTGAACCAATGATCGAACAGGAAAAGGACTATTCTGATATTCTATCAGCATTGAAAGAGTCCATGGAGAAGCATCTTCTTTTTCTGGAACCGGAATTGAGCCTTAGGGAAATGGCCAAAGCAATCGGTTATCCGATGGGACAAGTTTCTGCGGCTATTAATGCTGGCTTCGGACTGAATTTTCGAGCATGGGTGAATGGTTATCGGGTAAACGAAGTCAAAAAAAGGCTCGATGATTCCGCTTATAAGCATTTAAGTCTTACCGGTATAGCTTTCGAGTGTGGCTTTAATTCCGAAGCCAGCTTTTACCGTATTTTCAGACAGTATACGGGAAATTCTCCCAAATCATATCTACAGGAAATAAAACGAGAATATTAA
- a CDS encoding RteC domain-containing protein, with amino-acid sequence MKPTFRNTLKILKEEEERITLAPERVVTESRKMMTCLHEHLEKLKECVLKEGFENTEDEIEFFRTIKPLIFGKLLYYNKIFKIEAGRPVEVGNISQKYFKGKLEKLESYYIRDIAGTDFYKYYRSESTEKDEEYFVRGHLDLLPGARSRFFDADHRFSTYYDYEAARIIECELLYEYLHLRLSGQFDQSGNSLPENLGDKKFLWTESKNALIELIYALHASQSVGYGKLSIRQLVTLFQMVFNVQLGDANHAFHRMKFRTGDSYLDRLKSSLDSYKEKDL; translated from the coding sequence ATGAAACCCACATTCAGAAACACTCTAAAAATCTTAAAGGAGGAAGAGGAGAGAATTACTTTAGCCCCTGAGCGAGTGGTAACAGAATCCCGAAAGATGATGACCTGTTTGCATGAACATCTTGAAAAGTTGAAAGAGTGTGTGCTTAAAGAGGGATTTGAGAATACTGAGGATGAAATTGAGTTTTTTAGGACCATTAAGCCGCTGATTTTTGGGAAGCTGCTTTATTACAATAAGATTTTTAAGATTGAAGCCGGCAGACCTGTTGAAGTAGGTAATATCTCTCAAAAATATTTCAAGGGAAAACTAGAAAAACTCGAAAGTTATTATATCAGGGATATTGCGGGAACTGATTTCTATAAATATTACAGGTCTGAAAGCACAGAGAAAGATGAGGAGTATTTTGTGAGAGGACACCTTGATTTGCTGCCTGGTGCAAGGAGCCGTTTTTTCGATGCTGACCATCGTTTTTCTACCTATTACGATTATGAAGCGGCACGAATCATAGAATGTGAATTATTGTACGAATATCTTCATTTACGCCTTTCTGGGCAATTTGATCAATCCGGTAATTCATTACCGGAAAATCTTGGAGATAAAAAATTTTTATGGACTGAATCTAAAAATGCGCTCATCGAGCTTATTTATGCTCTTCACGCTTCTCAGTCGGTGGGATATGGGAAATTAAGCATCCGGCAGTTGGTGACCTTATTCCAGATGGTATTTAATGTTCAGTTAGGGGATGCCAATCATGCTTTTCACCGAATGAAGTTTCGTACCGGTGATTCTTACCTGGACCGACTTAAATCAAGCCTTGACTCCTATAAGGAAAAGGATTTATAA
- a CDS encoding helix-turn-helix domain-containing protein — translation MNIDKMEFIAWMERISTRLDILAEQLKSSDKRQHLVDGEELLDNQDVLQILKISSRSLQRYRGSGRLPYYRISGKPYYKLSDVHQFIREGFSHPVQKA, via the coding sequence ATGAATATAGACAAGATGGAATTTATCGCATGGATGGAGCGGATTTCAACCCGCCTTGATATCCTGGCAGAGCAGCTAAAGTCTTCTGATAAGCGACAGCATTTAGTAGATGGTGAAGAGCTTTTGGATAACCAGGATGTGCTTCAGATCCTTAAGATTAGCAGCCGATCATTGCAGCGCTACCGTGGTTCGGGAAGACTACCTTATTACAGAATCAGTGGCAAACCATACTATAAACTCTCAGACGTACATCAGTTTATCAGGGAAGGGTTCTCCCACCCGGTACAAAAAGCCTAA
- a CDS encoding helix-turn-helix domain-containing protein translates to MKRKDLKIELRAIAGQLQKILLILDKEKGQTISNQDAIEYQRKTPENRRYIIDNEQLLNNQDACRTLQVSRRSLQRYRSSGKLRYYMLGGRTYYKLSDVHQFMREGLSHPIED, encoded by the coding sequence ATGAAAAGAAAAGACCTGAAAATAGAACTGCGAGCCATTGCAGGACAGCTACAGAAGATTCTTCTGATTTTGGATAAGGAAAAGGGGCAGACCATCTCCAATCAAGATGCAATAGAGTATCAAAGAAAAACTCCTGAGAACCGGAGGTATATCATAGATAATGAACAGCTTTTAAATAATCAGGATGCATGTCGTACCCTTCAAGTCAGCCGGCGTTCATTACAGCGGTACCGAAGTTCTGGAAAGCTTCGGTATTATATGCTCGGTGGACGAACCTACTATAAGCTTTCAGACGTTCATCAGTTTATGCGAGAAGGATTATCGCACCCAATAGAAGATTAG
- a CDS encoding DUF3945 domain-containing protein, translating into MEEEILTKEPLPETGQLHEILLVLDKEEKKISAVTGIDKDGQLKKADVAKKNQSEFMRVDMHGDLFTNFFSNFFRQLKDPTRFSFFKVPLKSAIGMAKKMQDHINSPTKEGEGLMEKHQVKETQKHQQKKEITMDTTEVTPQTNTVAPAEKAVSQEYRFKPEQIDWETISNLGLSKEKLEEKNLLEPLLKGYKTNVVVPVNVNLGSCILSGEGRLSLQERGGKVVMAIHGIRKEPNLNSHFFGHQFTDEDKSNLRMTGNMGRIVDLTNPKTGEPIPSLISVDRLTNELVAYRSDWIKIPNEIKGIILSEDQKKTLQEGKPLFIEGMTSSKGEKFDANVQFNADKRYVEFLFDRNNSNHLSQGQNGIKEASRVFRGKELDDKQFQKFQEGKTVYVTGLIDKKGEEYKGYITFNKENGKTMFSFKDPNALKDKVKPSQAHATQVAVNSGGKTNEATNKIQEPLKPGQQTPKNAKQQEDQKPETTIKSNGRKL; encoded by the coding sequence ATGGAAGAAGAAATTTTAACAAAAGAGCCACTGCCCGAGACCGGACAACTTCATGAGATCTTGTTGGTGTTGGATAAAGAAGAAAAGAAAATCTCGGCAGTTACCGGAATTGATAAGGATGGGCAGCTAAAAAAGGCAGATGTAGCGAAAAAAAACCAGAGTGAGTTCATGCGTGTAGATATGCACGGGGATTTATTTACCAATTTTTTTTCAAATTTTTTTCGCCAGCTCAAAGACCCAACTCGTTTTTCATTTTTTAAAGTTCCTTTGAAATCTGCCATTGGGATGGCGAAGAAAATGCAAGATCATATTAATTCTCCTACGAAAGAGGGAGAAGGACTTATGGAAAAACATCAGGTAAAAGAAACACAAAAACATCAACAAAAAAAAGAAATTACAATGGACACAACAGAGGTAACACCGCAAACCAATACAGTAGCACCAGCAGAAAAAGCAGTTTCACAGGAATACCGCTTTAAGCCCGAACAGATCGACTGGGAAACAATATCTAACCTGGGCCTAAGTAAAGAGAAGCTGGAAGAGAAGAATCTTTTGGAACCGCTACTTAAAGGTTATAAAACTAATGTAGTAGTTCCTGTGAATGTTAACCTGGGTTCCTGTATCCTAAGCGGTGAAGGGAGGCTGTCCCTTCAGGAGAGGGGCGGAAAAGTAGTGATGGCCATTCATGGCATCCGAAAAGAGCCCAACCTTAATTCTCATTTTTTTGGTCATCAATTTACTGACGAGGATAAGTCTAACCTACGGATGACCGGGAATATGGGACGTATTGTTGATCTGACGAACCCCAAAACGGGTGAACCTATTCCGTCTTTAATTAGTGTTGATCGATTGACCAATGAACTTGTGGCATATCGTTCTGATTGGATCAAAATCCCAAATGAAATTAAAGGGATCATCTTAAGTGAAGACCAAAAGAAGACCTTACAAGAAGGCAAGCCCCTCTTTATTGAAGGGATGACTTCCAGTAAAGGAGAAAAATTCGATGCTAATGTTCAGTTTAATGCTGACAAACGTTATGTAGAATTTCTTTTTGATAGAAATAATAGTAACCACTTGTCACAAGGCCAAAATGGAATAAAGGAGGCTTCAAGAGTCTTTAGGGGTAAGGAACTTGATGACAAACAATTCCAAAAGTTTCAAGAAGGGAAGACAGTGTATGTGACTGGGCTTATTGATAAGAAAGGGGAAGAATATAAAGGGTATATCACCTTTAATAAGGAGAATGGAAAAACCATGTTTTCCTTTAAAGATCCTAATGCGCTGAAAGATAAAGTGAAACCTTCTCAGGCTCATGCCACACAGGTAGCTGTTAATTCTGGTGGTAAGACTAATGAGGCTACCAACAAGATTCAGGAGCCGTTGAAGCCAGGTCAGCAAACTCCTAAAAATGCCAAGCAGCAAGAGGATCAAAAACCTGAGACTACAATTAAATCTAATGGGAGAAAATTATAG
- a CDS encoding type IA DNA topoisomerase, with protein MKAIIAEKPSVAREIASLLGAAEKNDGYFEGGGYKVTWALGHLVALGMPEDYGITGFRQESLPILPDPFVLTVRKVRKNKAYEPDKGALKQLMVIDKVVKSCDSIIVATDAGREGELIFRFIYQYLQCTKPFERLWISSLTEKSIRSGFENLRPGGDFDGLYQAGRARSHADWLVGINASQALTITANSGIYSLGRVQTPTLALICKRYRENKNFVVQKYWQVQLWHRKEFTDFSSLSVSRWDNMQKAEDVQKAVIRIGIATVSTVEHKTVTEQPPLLFDLTGLQKEANKSLGFSAEETLNIAQSLYENKFITYPRTGSRYISEDLWPEIPALARALDEKPSLKEACKKITWGRFNKRIVNDVKVTDHHGLLVTEKVPTVLPAKENAIYDMIALRLLEVVGQACEKKITDVTLQALHYDFTLKGCQILDIGWRGIKGSFIDEENGTAQELPELHVGDELKIGRAGVLEKKTKPPLLYTEASLLSAMENAGKEIENDDERKVLQGIGIGTPATRAAIIEALFSREYIIREKKSLIPTDKGLQVYNWVKDKKIADASMTAEWELALAKIENKEGDAQTFEKEMETYAGSITRELLALSDSIEKLPALVCPKCKKQHLLIRDKIVKCPDESCNWFQFRNVCGVVLTNTDIDSLTTKGKTGLIKGMKSKSGKKFDAYIVLNEKGESSFEFKSV; from the coding sequence ATGAAAGCAATAATTGCAGAGAAACCGAGTGTAGCCAGGGAGATTGCTTCTCTTTTAGGGGCTGCCGAAAAGAATGACGGTTACTTCGAAGGGGGTGGTTACAAGGTTACTTGGGCTTTGGGTCACCTGGTGGCTCTGGGAATGCCAGAAGATTATGGTATTACAGGTTTCAGGCAGGAGTCTTTACCGATCCTGCCTGATCCATTTGTACTGACAGTAAGGAAAGTGAGAAAAAACAAGGCTTATGAGCCGGATAAGGGAGCTTTAAAGCAGTTAATGGTTATTGATAAAGTAGTTAAAAGCTGTGACAGTATTATTGTAGCAACAGATGCAGGAAGAGAAGGCGAGCTTATATTCCGTTTTATTTATCAATATCTGCAATGTACAAAACCCTTTGAACGACTCTGGATAAGTTCCCTTACGGAAAAGTCAATAAGGTCGGGTTTTGAGAATCTTAGGCCAGGAGGTGATTTTGATGGTCTTTATCAGGCGGGGAGAGCACGGAGTCACGCAGACTGGCTGGTGGGGATTAACGCTTCTCAGGCGTTGACCATCACCGCCAACAGTGGAATATATTCTTTGGGACGAGTACAAACACCAACCTTGGCATTGATCTGTAAGCGGTATAGGGAAAACAAAAACTTTGTTGTCCAGAAATACTGGCAGGTTCAGCTTTGGCATCGCAAGGAGTTTACGGATTTTAGCAGTCTCTCGGTCTCCAGGTGGGACAACATGCAAAAGGCGGAAGATGTGCAGAAAGCCGTTATACGGATAGGCATAGCAACGGTGAGCACAGTGGAGCATAAAACAGTTACTGAACAACCGCCGCTACTTTTTGATCTTACAGGGCTACAGAAGGAGGCAAACAAAAGCCTGGGATTTTCTGCTGAAGAAACCCTAAATATAGCCCAAAGCTTGTATGAGAATAAATTCATTACCTATCCGCGCACAGGTAGTAGGTATATTTCTGAAGATCTGTGGCCTGAGATTCCAGCTCTTGCCAGAGCCTTGGATGAAAAACCGTCCTTAAAGGAAGCTTGTAAAAAGATTACTTGGGGCCGCTTCAATAAACGTATTGTTAATGATGTAAAAGTAACTGACCATCATGGGCTACTGGTGACTGAGAAAGTTCCTACGGTGCTACCGGCAAAGGAGAATGCTATTTATGATATGATTGCGTTACGTCTGTTAGAGGTTGTTGGACAAGCCTGTGAGAAGAAAATCACAGATGTCACTTTACAGGCGCTACACTATGATTTTACGTTGAAAGGATGCCAAATACTGGATATAGGCTGGCGTGGTATTAAAGGAAGTTTTATAGATGAAGAAAATGGTACTGCTCAAGAGCTCCCGGAACTACATGTGGGTGATGAGTTGAAGATTGGACGTGCTGGCGTGCTGGAAAAGAAAACTAAGCCGCCGTTGCTTTATACTGAGGCAAGTTTATTATCTGCTATGGAAAATGCGGGGAAGGAAATTGAAAATGATGATGAGCGTAAGGTTTTACAGGGCATTGGTATCGGAACACCTGCTACCAGGGCAGCTATTATTGAGGCACTCTTCAGTCGGGAATATATTATTCGTGAAAAGAAATCACTGATCCCGACAGATAAAGGATTGCAGGTTTATAATTGGGTAAAAGACAAAAAGATTGCTGATGCTTCAATGACGGCTGAATGGGAACTTGCTTTGGCAAAGATCGAAAATAAGGAAGGCGATGCCCAGACCTTTGAAAAAGAAATGGAGACTTATGCGGGGTCAATTACCAGGGAACTGCTGGCTTTATCCGATTCCATAGAAAAACTACCTGCACTGGTCTGTCCGAAGTGCAAGAAACAGCATCTGCTTATTCGGGACAAGATTGTAAAATGCCCTGATGAATCCTGTAACTGGTTTCAGTTCCGAAATGTATGTGGAGTAGTATTAACTAATACAGATATAGATAGTCTCACTACGAAAGGGAAAACGGGGCTGATTAAAGGCATGAAAAGCAAGTCAGGAAAGAAATTTGATGCTTACATCGTCTTAAATGAAAAAGGAGAATCTTCATTTGAATTTAAGTCTGTATAA
- a CDS encoding DUF6904 family protein, protein MMHIIPTLDVSQILLFEFWLQDAMMKFDSKGAKEVAGYIEDGLHGGNPYIYQYMRSINYDFFTLKGGVNAFRKLPDLLRRGVYSTEEYKTYKMFLENEAKRLHCEISDLELSDGDFDYESVVW, encoded by the coding sequence ATGATGCATATAATCCCTACATTGGATGTCTCCCAAATTTTACTCTTTGAATTTTGGCTACAGGATGCCATGATGAAGTTTGATAGCAAAGGTGCTAAAGAAGTCGCCGGGTATATTGAAGATGGTCTTCATGGTGGAAATCCTTATATATATCAATATATGAGAAGCATTAACTACGACTTTTTCACATTAAAAGGAGGGGTTAATGCATTTAGAAAACTTCCAGACTTACTACGACGAGGAGTATACTCTACTGAGGAATATAAAACCTACAAGATGTTTTTAGAAAATGAAGCTAAAAGGCTGCATTGCGAAATATCTGACCTGGAACTTAGTGATGGTGATTTTGATTACGAAAGTGTTGTATGGTAA
- a CDS encoding DUF1896 domain-containing protein: MSIEAKDLSYFTLRLLELLVSSFPEKVGDTAFVEERSTNCANVYEQAFKAGNSHDASLRMAEKVLFEGLHFSRYDTVFKVVCNEFDRLMADEELQPFAMKMLPVCEEVFKGYILTDDFQDHQDYELLYTELTGTIQLWIEDHGL, encoded by the coding sequence ATGAGTATAGAAGCAAAAGACCTTTCTTATTTCACATTAAGGTTATTGGAATTGCTAGTGAGCAGTTTCCCTGAAAAGGTGGGTGATACCGCATTTGTGGAGGAGCGCTCCACAAATTGCGCAAATGTTTATGAACAGGCATTTAAGGCAGGGAATTCCCACGATGCAAGTTTACGTATGGCTGAAAAAGTCCTTTTTGAGGGGCTGCATTTTTCAAGATACGATACCGTGTTTAAAGTGGTATGTAATGAGTTTGACAGGTTGATGGCGGATGAAGAGTTACAGCCTTTTGCCATGAAGATGCTTCCGGTATGTGAAGAAGTATTTAAAGGTTATATCCTGACTGATGATTTTCAGGATCATCAGGATTACGAATTGCTCTATACGGAGCTGACAGGAACTATTCAACTCTGGATTGAAGATCATGGCCTTTAG